The following are from one region of the Betta splendens chromosome 15, fBetSpl5.4, whole genome shotgun sequence genome:
- the gpr155b gene encoding integral membrane protein GPR155 isoform X1, protein METANTYVLIHGKNISHNTVTGPAAGPHMSIDKLFPALLECFGIILCGYIAGRADIITESQAKGLGNFVSKFALPALLFKNMVLLDFVDVIWAFLWSVLVAKVTVFVLVCVLTLMVASPDTRYSKAGLYAIFATQSNDFALGYPIVDALYQSTYPEYLQYIYLVAPVSLMLLNPIGFALCEVQRWRQASHPQRSTLGILGVVVLQVLKNPIVFMVIVGIISHFALGQRIPAVLSEFIDGLANSFGGAALFYLGLTMVGQLGKLTRDTGVALILLITAKLLVMPLVCKDMVDILDVGVNSTSANHTSLSNFAFLYGVFPTAPSVAIYAGHYNMELEVVTAGMVISTFLSAPIMYVSAWLLTIPLMDPTPLVTELENVSFNISIVSLVALVWTIMVMLLSRKFNRLPHLFSLNLFLAQFLVCISMILWNSLAKQDDNLIGKILTFALLYGSLYSTYIWAGLIPLCLALTNRDDLLRLRPGIFMILGWGVPFLMVGGLLLLGERTNTIDSAFFYGRTQIISTAVVLSISLVLGAISLMGLSQGDREQRGYQALSRAAVTGINDEPRPPGGQDEQQQPSIANSAACSINSDVHSSSPVQTGPEVMSSTERMHTNGTGHSEELCDGQQQSFSSSEEPLDLPPPGLQPQTDDSQTIRHILLCLLLIVSLLANLSSCLWWLFNKDPGRLYLELQFFCAVANYGQGFLSFGIFGLDRHLIMLPFKNRFLGLWQSRDNEDLIPSGAAEDVRLTCTQFVRYHKDQCVQDIVHAHRCDGGGGLEEETGALRHPPSHSPQEQQNQEPHNLHQNKQTHDGAPSRDQCLLPTQPQSELENEDTKGFSTSDMRQEHICQLRSTGDLHQHDDGSSVSHVPQQSQSCVQSVFRGSDLVDWLTERGLCAGRAEAQSYGVRLQRGGVLDHLAGQYSFRDSTLLYQFTPGSKRCKEQAVRKKEPAQS, encoded by the exons ATGGAGACGGCCAACACCTACGTGTTGATCCATGGGAAGAACATATCCCATAATACGGTGACGGGCCCCGCTGCCGGGCCTCACATGTCCATTGACAAGCTCTTCCCAGCTCTCCTCGAGTGCTTCGGCATCATATTGTGTGGCTACATAGCTGGCAG GGCAGACATCATTACCGAGAGCCAAGCCAAGGGTTTGGGCAACTTTGTGTCGAAGTTTGCTCTCCCAGCGCTCCTCTTTAAAAACATGGTGCTTCTAGACTTTGTAGATGTCATCTGGGCATTTCTCTGGAGCGTCCTAGTTGCGAAG GTGACCGTGTttgtcctggtgtgtgtgttgacactgATGGTGGCCAGTCCAGACACTAGGTACAGCAAGGCTGGTCTGTACGCCATATTCGCTACGCAAAGCAATGACTTCGCCTTGGGATACCCCATAG TTGATGCGCTGTACCAGAGTACATATCCAGAATACCTCCAGTACATCTACCTAGTTGCCCCAGTCTCACTCATGCTACTCAATCCTATCGGCTTCGCTCTTTGCGAGGTGCAGAGGTGGCGGCAAGCCAGCCATCCACAGCGCAGCACCCTGGGAATCCTGGGAGTTGTAGTCTTACAG GTACTGAAGAACCCCATAGTGTTTATGGTTATAGTGGGAATCATCTCCCACTTTGCCCTGGGCCAGCGTATTCCTGCTGTGTTATCAGAGTTCATAGACGGCCTGGCCAACTCTTTTGGAGGAGCAGCTTTATTTTATCTTGGCCTTACGATG GTCGGCCAACTTGGAAAACTAACTAGAGACACTGGAGTGGCTTTGATCCTCCTCATCACAGCTAAACT CCTGGTGATGCCACTTGTCTGTAAAGACATGGTGGATATCCTGGATGTAGGAGTGAACAGCACAAGTGCCAACCACACCAGTTTGTCCAACTTTGCGTTTCTTTACGGAGTCTTCCCAACTGCACCTAGTGTGGCAATCTATGCTGGGCACTACAACATGGAGTTAGAGGTG GTAACAGCAGGAATGGTAATCAGTACATTTCTGTCTGCACCCATCATGTATGTGTCGGCCTGGCTATTAACAATACCTCTGATGGATCCCACCCCTCTGGTGACAGAGCTGGAAAATGTTAGCTTCAACATCAGCATTGTTAGCCTCGTAGCACTG GTGTGGACTATAATGGTGATGTTGCTCAGCAGAAAATTTAACAGACTTCCACATCTGTTTTCCTTAAACCTGTTCCTGGCTCAG TTCCTAGTGTGCATCAGTATGATTCTGTGGAACTCACTGGCAAAACAAGATGATAATCTTATCGGTAAAATTCTCACCTTTGCGCTGCTCTATGGTTCTTTGTACAGCACCTACATTTGGGCAG GACTAATTCCTCTCTGTCTAGCTCTGACTAACAGAGATGATCTGCTAAGGCTGCGGCCCGGAATATTCATGATTTTGGGTTGGGG gGTTCCTTTCCTGATGGTTGGGGGCCTTCTGCTATTAGGGGAGAGGACCAATACAATAGATTCTGCCTTTTTCTATGGCAGGACTCAG ATAATAAGCACAGCAGTGGTGCTGTCGATCAGCCTGGTGCTCGGTGCAATATCTCTGATGGGTCTCAGCCAGGGAGACAGGGAGCAGAGAGGCTACCAGGCcctcagcagagctgctgtaacAGGCATCAATGATGAGCCGAGGCCCCCTGGTGGTCAGGATGAACAACAACAGCCATCGATTGCAAATTCAGCTGCCTGCAGCATCAACTCAG ACGTCCACAGTTCTTCTCCTGTTCAAACCGGACCTGAGGTGATGTCCAGCACAGAGAGGATGCACACAAATGGCACAG GCCACAGTGAGGAGCTGTGTGATgggcagcagcagagcttttCCAGCTCAGAGGAGCCATTGGATCTGCCGCCACCTGGCCTTCAACCACAAACAGACGACAGTCAGACAATCAGACACAttctgctgtgtctgctgctgatcGTCAGCCTGCTGGCA AACCTGTCCAGCTGTCTGTGGTGGCTGTTTAATAAAGATCCAGGAAGACTTTACCTTGAACTTCagtttttttgtgctgtggcAAACTACGGACAG GGTTTCCTGTCCTTTGGGATCTTTGGTCTGGACAGACACCTCATTATGCTGCCCTTCAAAAACAG GTTTCTGGGCCTGTGGCAGAGCCGGGACAACGAGGATCTGATTCCTTCAGGTGCGGCAGAGGATGTCCGGCTCACCTGTACTCAGTTTGTGCGCTACCACAAAGATCAGTGTGTACAAGACATAGTACACGCTCACAG gtgtgatggaggaggaggactggaggaggagactggGGCTTTGAGACACCCCCCTTCACATtcacctcaggagcaacaaAACCAAGAGCCACATAATCTCCACCAGAATAAGCAAACTCATGATGGAGCTCCATCCCGTGACCAGTGTTTGCTTCCAACCCAACCCCAGTCAGAGCTTGAGAATGAAGACACAAAAGGTTTTTCCACCTCTGATATGCGACAGGAGCACATTTGCCAGCTCCGGTCTACTGGTGACCTGCACCAGCATGATGATGGTTCTAGCGTGTCACATGTTCCTCAACAATCCCAGTCCTGTGTCCAAAGTGTCTTTCGTGGCAGCGACCTTGTGGACTGGTTGactgagcggggcctgtgtgctGGACGAGCAGAGGCCCAATCCTACGGTGTCAGACTCCAACGGGGAGGTGTGTTGGACCACCTAGCAGGTCAGTACAGCTTCAGGGACAGCACCCTGCTGTATCAATTCACACCGGGGTCCAAAAGATGCAAAGAGCAGGCAGTGAGGAAGAAGGAACCAGCACAGAGCTAA
- the LOC114870652 gene encoding transmembrane protein 41A-B-like has product MRSFAGLAAIVAAASVYLYLLSTHLPPGPRRPESDGEDAETEGEVRELRELRLRFPSDLDELRELADLLKFYKREHYGYVLLLFCSAYLYKQSFAIPGSSFLNMLAGAIFGPWEGLLLACLLTTSGSTFCYLLSSTFGKQHVVQLFPEKVALLQRKVEENRSSLFFFLLFLRFFPMTPNWFLNITCPVLHIPMPIFFFSVLIGLIPYNFICVRTGSMLSELSSLDDLFSWRTLIQLLAIALVALVPGALIKHYSKDRLKVDGLGSNGTSPDGVEQDRKMR; this is encoded by the exons ATGCGCTCCTTCGCGGGACTGGCCGCCATCGTGGCGGCGGCGTCTGTCTACCTCTACCTGCTGTCCACGCACCTGCCCCCGGGGCCGAGGCGGCCGGAGTCCGACGGGGAGGACGCGGAGACCGAGGGGGAGGTCCGGGAGCTCCGGGAGCTCAG GCTGAGGTTCCCGTCCGACCTGGATGAGCTGCGGGAGCTGGCGGACCTGCTGAAGTTCTACAAGCGAGAGCACTACGGctacgtgctgctgctgttctgcagcgCCTACCTCTACAAACAGTCCTTCGCCATTCCTGGCTCCTCCTTCCTG AACATGCTGGCTGGAGCCATATTCGGTCCGTGGGAGGGGCTGCTGCTGGCCTGTCTGCTCACCACCTCAGGCTCCACTTTCTGCTACCTGCTCTCCTCCACGTTCGGAAAGCAACATGTGGTGCAGCTGTTCCCTGAGAaagtggctctgctgcagaggaag GTGGAGGAAAACCGTAGCAGTTTATTCTTCTTCCTACTTTTCCTTCGCTTCTTCCCCATGACTCCAAACTGGTTCCTGAACATCACCTGTCCTGTCCTCCACATCCCAATGCcaattttcttcttctctgtgttgATTG GTCTGATTCCATACAACTTCATTTGCGTCCGTACGGGCTCCATGCTCTCAGAGCTCTCCTCCCTGGACGACCTCTTCTCCTGGAGGACACTGATCCAGCTCCTGGCCATTGCACTCGTGGCACTGGTCCCTGGAGCGCTCATCAAACACTACAGCAAAGATCGCCTCAAGGTGGACGGCTTGGGCAGCAACGGAACCAGTCCGGATGGAGTCGAGCAGGACCGGAAGATGCGCTGA
- the bean1 gene encoding protein BEAN1, translating to MLMKLICSVSSNQSHGEFPDCRSERESGAEASLLVSPLVVAGIVIGLVLFLSCVTIIVGSLRKDSRLRNPHLRASYAPDGFSYGGSVGELRSTCIEDFPAALDFESFRETLSQVNNLYPDSPPRYDECVGPGSTQIYVPTDDPPPYSLLDPCQTGAEERLSCDVDPERSPGGAEWTPPSPHGPGLQEHQHVASISFPLEAAPPYEAVFAQQPLPLMPCDLYKHPSGRRDHGTSQQPGAHRIL from the exons TGAGCTCCAACCAGAGCCATGGGGAGTTCCCAGACTGCCGGAGCGAGAGGGAGTCGGGGGCGGAGGCGTCTCTCCTGGTGTCTCCTCTGGTGGTGGCGGGGATCGTTATAGGTCTggtcctcttcctctcctgcgtCACCATCATCGTCGGCAGCCTGCGCAAGGACAGTCGCCTGCGAAACCCTCACCTCCGTGCGAGCTACG CACCGGATGGTTTTTCTTACGGCGGATCAGTCGGAGAACTGAGGTCAACCTGCATAGAAgactttcctgctgctttggactTCGAGTCGTTCAGAGAGACTCTGTCGCAGGTCAACAACCTTTACCCCGACTCACCTCCGCg TTACGATGAGTGCGTTGGTCCTGGTTCCACTCAGATCTACGTACCCACCGACGACCCGCCCCCCTACTCCCTGCTGGACCCGTGCCAGACGGGAGCGGAGGAGCGGCTCAGCTGCGACGTGGACCCCGAGCGGAGCCCCGGCGGCGCCGAGtggacccccccctccccccacgggccgggcctccaggagcatCAGCACGTGGCGTCCATCTCCTTCCCGCTGGAGGCGGCGCCGCCTTACGAGGCGGTGTTTGCGCAGCAGCCCCTCCCCCTCATGCCGTGTGACCTTTATAAACACCCATCAGGGAGGAGGGACCACGGCACCTCCCAGCAGCCGGGGGCACACCGCATCCTGTAG
- the gpr155b gene encoding integral membrane protein GPR155 isoform X2, with protein sequence METANTYVLIHGKNISHNTVTGPAAGPHMSIDKLFPALLECFGIILCGYIAGRADIITESQAKGLGNFVSKFALPALLFKNMVLLDFVDVIWAFLWSVLVAKVTVFVLVCVLTLMVASPDTRYSKAGLYAIFATQSNDFALGYPIVDALYQSTYPEYLQYIYLVAPVSLMLLNPIGFALCEVQRWRQASHPQRSTLGILGVVVLQVLKNPIVFMVIVGIISHFALGQRIPAVLSEFIDGLANSFGGAALFYLGLTMVGQLGKLTRDTGVALILLITAKLLVMPLVCKDMVDILDVGVNSTSANHTSLSNFAFLYGVFPTAPSVAIYAGHYNMELEVVTAGMVISTFLSAPIMYVSAWLLTIPLMDPTPLVTELENVSFNISIVSLVALVWTIMVMLLSRKFNRLPHLFSLNLFLAQFLVCISMILWNSLAKQDDNLIGKILTFALLYGSLYSTYIWAGLIPLCLALTNRDDLLRLRPGIFMILGWGVPFLMVGGLLLLGERTNTIDSAFFYGRTQIISTAVVLSISLVLGAISLMGLSQGDREQRGYQALSRAAVTGINDEPRPPGGQDEQQQPSIANSAACSINSDVHSSSPVQTGPEVMSSTERMHTNGTGHSEELCDGQQQSFSSSEEPLDLPPPGLQPQTDDSQTIRHILLCLLLIVSLLANLSSCLWWLFNKDPGRLYLELQFFCAVANYGQGFLSFGIFGLDRHLIMLPFKNRFLGLWQSRDNEDLIPSGAAEDVRLTCTQFVRYHKDQCVQDIVHAHSGSGESMSASTGESFL encoded by the exons ATGGAGACGGCCAACACCTACGTGTTGATCCATGGGAAGAACATATCCCATAATACGGTGACGGGCCCCGCTGCCGGGCCTCACATGTCCATTGACAAGCTCTTCCCAGCTCTCCTCGAGTGCTTCGGCATCATATTGTGTGGCTACATAGCTGGCAG GGCAGACATCATTACCGAGAGCCAAGCCAAGGGTTTGGGCAACTTTGTGTCGAAGTTTGCTCTCCCAGCGCTCCTCTTTAAAAACATGGTGCTTCTAGACTTTGTAGATGTCATCTGGGCATTTCTCTGGAGCGTCCTAGTTGCGAAG GTGACCGTGTttgtcctggtgtgtgtgttgacactgATGGTGGCCAGTCCAGACACTAGGTACAGCAAGGCTGGTCTGTACGCCATATTCGCTACGCAAAGCAATGACTTCGCCTTGGGATACCCCATAG TTGATGCGCTGTACCAGAGTACATATCCAGAATACCTCCAGTACATCTACCTAGTTGCCCCAGTCTCACTCATGCTACTCAATCCTATCGGCTTCGCTCTTTGCGAGGTGCAGAGGTGGCGGCAAGCCAGCCATCCACAGCGCAGCACCCTGGGAATCCTGGGAGTTGTAGTCTTACAG GTACTGAAGAACCCCATAGTGTTTATGGTTATAGTGGGAATCATCTCCCACTTTGCCCTGGGCCAGCGTATTCCTGCTGTGTTATCAGAGTTCATAGACGGCCTGGCCAACTCTTTTGGAGGAGCAGCTTTATTTTATCTTGGCCTTACGATG GTCGGCCAACTTGGAAAACTAACTAGAGACACTGGAGTGGCTTTGATCCTCCTCATCACAGCTAAACT CCTGGTGATGCCACTTGTCTGTAAAGACATGGTGGATATCCTGGATGTAGGAGTGAACAGCACAAGTGCCAACCACACCAGTTTGTCCAACTTTGCGTTTCTTTACGGAGTCTTCCCAACTGCACCTAGTGTGGCAATCTATGCTGGGCACTACAACATGGAGTTAGAGGTG GTAACAGCAGGAATGGTAATCAGTACATTTCTGTCTGCACCCATCATGTATGTGTCGGCCTGGCTATTAACAATACCTCTGATGGATCCCACCCCTCTGGTGACAGAGCTGGAAAATGTTAGCTTCAACATCAGCATTGTTAGCCTCGTAGCACTG GTGTGGACTATAATGGTGATGTTGCTCAGCAGAAAATTTAACAGACTTCCACATCTGTTTTCCTTAAACCTGTTCCTGGCTCAG TTCCTAGTGTGCATCAGTATGATTCTGTGGAACTCACTGGCAAAACAAGATGATAATCTTATCGGTAAAATTCTCACCTTTGCGCTGCTCTATGGTTCTTTGTACAGCACCTACATTTGGGCAG GACTAATTCCTCTCTGTCTAGCTCTGACTAACAGAGATGATCTGCTAAGGCTGCGGCCCGGAATATTCATGATTTTGGGTTGGGG gGTTCCTTTCCTGATGGTTGGGGGCCTTCTGCTATTAGGGGAGAGGACCAATACAATAGATTCTGCCTTTTTCTATGGCAGGACTCAG ATAATAAGCACAGCAGTGGTGCTGTCGATCAGCCTGGTGCTCGGTGCAATATCTCTGATGGGTCTCAGCCAGGGAGACAGGGAGCAGAGAGGCTACCAGGCcctcagcagagctgctgtaacAGGCATCAATGATGAGCCGAGGCCCCCTGGTGGTCAGGATGAACAACAACAGCCATCGATTGCAAATTCAGCTGCCTGCAGCATCAACTCAG ACGTCCACAGTTCTTCTCCTGTTCAAACCGGACCTGAGGTGATGTCCAGCACAGAGAGGATGCACACAAATGGCACAG GCCACAGTGAGGAGCTGTGTGATgggcagcagcagagcttttCCAGCTCAGAGGAGCCATTGGATCTGCCGCCACCTGGCCTTCAACCACAAACAGACGACAGTCAGACAATCAGACACAttctgctgtgtctgctgctgatcGTCAGCCTGCTGGCA AACCTGTCCAGCTGTCTGTGGTGGCTGTTTAATAAAGATCCAGGAAGACTTTACCTTGAACTTCagtttttttgtgctgtggcAAACTACGGACAG GGTTTCCTGTCCTTTGGGATCTTTGGTCTGGACAGACACCTCATTATGCTGCCCTTCAAAAACAG GTTTCTGGGCCTGTGGCAGAGCCGGGACAACGAGGATCTGATTCCTTCAGGTGCGGCAGAGGATGTCCGGCTCACCTGTACTCAGTTTGTGCGCTACCACAAAGATCAGTGTGTACAAGACATAGTACACGCTCACAG TGGTTCGGGGGAGAGTATGAGTGCCTCGACAGGTGAATCCTTCCTCTGA